A stretch of Imperialibacter roseus DNA encodes these proteins:
- a CDS encoding glycosyltransferase family 4 protein: MKIAYIGTYPPRECGIGTFTWDLVDAISSSPDSASFVDEAFLVALNDHDLLYAYPKEVKLTIRQEQQADYIEAANFINLSGADLCVLQHEFGIFGGQSGVYILPLLHRLKMPVIVTLHTILKAPSYNEKAILKEICNMASRVVVMSHKAIEFLTSIYNVSKEKIVFIEHGVPDIHFDHALAKKEFKLESKKVLLTFGFLGRNKGIETVIKALPSVIKEHPEVLYIVLGKTHPNILRHSGEEYRNSLHLLVKSLKLSDHVFFLNEFMDPDQLFKYLAACDIYITPYLNEAQITSGTLSFAMGVGCSVVSTPYWYASELLADGRGRLFDFNDSDQLSSILNELLGQPDVLKELQQKAYEYGKNISWPKTAEKYIALAESILGEPCQSIDKKETIIDLMLLPPFSLAHIKRLTDDTGIIQHAKFGIPNLKEGYCLDDNARALLMALMAYKQKKDVAALEFMPIYLSYIHYLQNEDGTFKNFLSFNRNFMDEVGSEDSFGRTIWALGYLLGNAPNDAYYQTGRLVFFEAASNFENLKSIRSIANTMIGICYYLKSNPSDDDMTERLRNLAYVLVAHYEDNCTANWHWFEALLAYDNGILPLSLLHSAEILNDEKIKKVALDSMAFLTSHTMKDGYLSIIGNSEWYQKDGPRSVYGQQPIDALAMVLMFHQAFHLTRDKKYLNELYTAFMWFLGENDLRMSLYDFETKGCCDGFENYGVNRNQGAESSLAYLISHLTVLQAHEEFYKSDG; the protein is encoded by the coding sequence ATGAAAATAGCTTACATAGGTACCTATCCGCCCCGTGAATGCGGCATTGGCACATTCACCTGGGATCTTGTGGATGCTATCTCCAGCTCGCCAGACAGCGCCAGCTTTGTTGATGAGGCATTTTTAGTGGCTTTAAACGACCACGATCTACTCTACGCTTACCCAAAGGAGGTGAAGCTGACAATCCGCCAGGAGCAGCAGGCAGACTACATTGAGGCAGCTAATTTTATCAACTTGAGTGGAGCCGACCTCTGCGTGCTTCAGCATGAATTTGGGATTTTCGGAGGGCAAAGTGGGGTATATATTCTTCCGCTTCTCCACCGGCTAAAAATGCCGGTGATTGTGACGCTTCATACCATTTTGAAAGCACCCTCCTACAACGAAAAAGCGATACTAAAGGAAATCTGTAACATGGCCAGTAGGGTGGTTGTCATGAGCCATAAGGCCATCGAGTTTCTTACCAGTATTTATAATGTGTCGAAAGAAAAGATTGTTTTCATTGAACATGGCGTGCCCGATATTCATTTTGACCATGCGTTAGCCAAGAAAGAGTTCAAGCTGGAAAGCAAAAAAGTATTGCTGACTTTTGGCTTTCTGGGTCGCAACAAAGGCATAGAGACTGTTATCAAAGCGCTTCCATCGGTGATAAAGGAACATCCTGAAGTGCTCTACATTGTGCTTGGCAAAACACATCCAAATATCCTGCGTCACTCGGGCGAGGAGTATCGCAATTCCCTTCATTTACTGGTAAAAAGCCTGAAATTATCAGACCATGTATTCTTTCTGAACGAGTTCATGGATCCAGATCAGCTCTTCAAATACCTGGCTGCGTGTGATATTTACATTACCCCCTATCTGAATGAAGCTCAGATCACGAGCGGTACCTTGTCGTTTGCCATGGGTGTAGGCTGCTCGGTGGTTTCAACGCCGTATTGGTATGCCAGTGAGTTACTTGCCGACGGACGTGGGCGTCTGTTTGATTTCAATGACTCAGATCAACTTTCTTCCATCCTCAATGAACTACTCGGCCAGCCAGATGTATTGAAAGAGCTCCAACAGAAGGCCTACGAATATGGCAAGAACATAAGCTGGCCAAAAACAGCAGAAAAATACATTGCGCTGGCCGAAAGCATTCTTGGCGAGCCTTGTCAGTCCATTGACAAAAAAGAAACGATTATTGATTTGATGCTCCTTCCACCCTTTTCGCTCGCCCACATCAAGCGATTAACGGATGACACAGGCATTATCCAGCACGCAAAGTTTGGGATTCCGAATCTGAAGGAGGGATATTGCCTCGACGACAACGCCCGGGCTCTGTTGATGGCACTTATGGCCTACAAACAAAAAAAGGATGTCGCTGCGCTCGAGTTCATGCCCATTTACCTAAGCTACATCCATTACCTGCAAAATGAAGACGGCACATTCAAAAACTTCCTAAGCTTCAATCGCAATTTCATGGATGAAGTGGGGTCTGAAGACTCCTTCGGCAGGACCATATGGGCACTGGGCTACCTGCTGGGCAATGCGCCCAACGACGCCTACTATCAAACCGGCAGGCTGGTGTTTTTTGAAGCAGCGTCCAACTTTGAAAACCTAAAATCCATCCGCAGCATTGCCAATACCATGATAGGCATTTGCTACTACCTGAAGAGCAATCCATCCGACGATGACATGACTGAGCGGCTACGCAACCTGGCTTATGTGCTGGTCGCACATTACGAAGACAACTGCACGGCAAATTGGCACTGGTTTGAAGCACTGTTGGCCTACGATAACGGCATTTTGCCACTTTCGCTTCTTCATTCGGCTGAAATACTGAACGACGAAAAAATAAAAAAAGTAGCCCTGGACAGCATGGCCTTCCTGACGAGCCACACCATGAAAGACGGCTATTTGTCCATTATCGGAAACAGCGAATGGTATCAAAAAGATGGACCACGTTCGGTATACGGCCAGCAACCAATTGATGCCCTGGCCATGGTACTCATGTTTCATCAGGCGTTTCACCTGACCAGAGACAAGAAATACCTCAATGAGTTGTATACAGCATTTATGTGGTTCCTGGGTGAAAATGATCTGCGCATGAGCCTGTATGATTTCGAAACCAAAGGCTGCTGCGATGGCTTCGAAAACTATGGCGTCAACAGGAATCAGGGCGCAGAAAGCTCTTTGGCCTACCTGATCTCCCACCTGACAGTACTTCAGGCGCACGAGGAGTTTTACAAATCAGATGGATGA
- a CDS encoding glycosyltransferase family 4 protein, with the protein MKVAILSPIAWRTPPRKYGPWEQVASNIAEGLLKKGIDVTLFATGDSTTSGQLESVCEHPYAEDQSIDPKVWECLHISHLMEQASCFDIIHNHFDFLPLTYSRLIDTPMITTIHGFSSPKIVPVYKKYNASTAYISISNADRHPELDYLGTIYHGLNPEDFTFKKDKKHYLLYFGRIHPDKGAHAAIEIARRAGVPLIMAGLIQDQQYYETAIKPSVESGQVRYLGNVGPIERSKLLSEAMALLHPIFFDEPFGLSVVEAMMCGTPAIAYDRGSMPELIVNGVTGFLVRDVTEAVGSVALLAQLDPLRCREHAKTHFSTVTMVEAYIRAYEMVLHARS; encoded by the coding sequence ATGAAAGTTGCTATCCTTTCGCCCATTGCCTGGAGGACGCCCCCAAGAAAATACGGCCCCTGGGAGCAGGTGGCCTCTAATATTGCCGAAGGTCTGTTGAAAAAAGGTATAGACGTGACTCTTTTTGCCACGGGCGACTCCACCACCAGTGGTCAACTTGAATCAGTTTGTGAGCATCCCTATGCGGAAGACCAGAGCATTGACCCCAAAGTATGGGAATGCCTGCACATCAGCCACCTGATGGAACAGGCATCCTGCTTCGACATCATCCATAACCATTTCGACTTTCTGCCCCTCACCTATTCCAGGCTCATCGACACACCGATGATCACCACTATCCACGGGTTTTCTTCGCCAAAAATAGTCCCGGTTTACAAAAAGTATAATGCCTCCACCGCCTACATTTCCATCTCCAACGCCGACCGCCACCCTGAGCTCGATTACCTCGGCACGATCTACCACGGACTAAATCCGGAAGATTTCACCTTCAAAAAAGACAAGAAGCACTACCTGCTTTACTTCGGTCGCATTCATCCGGACAAAGGAGCGCATGCCGCCATCGAAATCGCCCGCCGGGCTGGAGTGCCGCTGATCATGGCCGGGCTTATTCAAGACCAGCAGTACTATGAAACGGCTATCAAACCATCGGTTGAGAGCGGCCAGGTGCGCTACCTGGGCAACGTGGGCCCGATTGAACGAAGCAAACTATTGAGCGAGGCCATGGCCTTATTACACCCCATCTTTTTCGATGAGCCGTTTGGCTTGAGTGTGGTGGAAGCCATGATGTGCGGCACGCCCGCCATCGCCTACGACAGAGGCAGCATGCCCGAGTTGATTGTCAATGGGGTAACCGGTTTTTTGGTCAGGGATGTAACGGAGGCTGTCGGGTCGGTGGCACTGCTGGCACAGCTCGACCCCTTGCGATGCAGGGAGCACGCAAAAACTCACTTCAGCACGGTGACAATGGTGGAGGCCTATATTCGGGCTTATGAAATGGTGTTACACGCTCGCTCCTAA
- a CDS encoding glycoside hydrolase family 130 protein has translation MRVSVVRKNVKFMPDSSKVVARFFVNGDGRTQKLVGRVMTLDEKQVGIALEQTLREFASRHRNISRIFFKHCDNIRKVIEAMEIDYVQLSEERKMLIGSYCTSEYSIESAAFFNPSLISDLDQFSLENGEQRVILSFRATGEGHISSIVFRRAILDANNDMKVMTTGSHMDTPEITHKKLYDKSRFVKKLQEMSILEKYSTNLMEALADKFEYYSLKRAVDKVLSDGTISADRRMALEEMTWLADSFYDVEFKRDSDISERVLFPVSESESNGIEDARFVRFTDDDMSEKVYATYTAFNGHTILPKLLSTDDFYRFRVMPLHGNGALNKNLALFPKKIKGKYAMLARVDGVNNYLMYSDRNTVWNNPVIIQEPRFPWEFTQIGNCGSPIWTEEGWLVISHGVGPMRRYCIGASLFDLDDPSKEIGRLEEPLLSPLEQEREGYVPNVVYSCGAMIHNASLILPYAVSDYASTYGVVGMEELFYALKKR, from the coding sequence ATGCGAGTTTCTGTTGTAAGGAAAAATGTAAAATTCATGCCCGACTCAAGCAAAGTCGTGGCAAGGTTTTTTGTTAACGGTGACGGACGTACCCAAAAACTAGTCGGCAGGGTAATGACCCTGGACGAAAAGCAGGTGGGCATTGCCCTGGAGCAAACCTTGCGTGAATTTGCGAGCCGGCACCGTAATATCTCGAGGATTTTTTTCAAGCATTGCGACAATATCCGAAAAGTAATTGAGGCTATGGAAATCGACTATGTGCAGCTTTCTGAGGAACGTAAGATGCTCATCGGTTCTTATTGCACGTCGGAGTACTCCATCGAATCCGCTGCTTTTTTCAACCCCTCCCTGATCAGCGACCTCGACCAGTTTTCTCTTGAGAATGGTGAGCAACGGGTGATTTTGTCTTTCAGGGCTACGGGAGAGGGGCATATTTCATCTATTGTTTTCAGGCGAGCGATCCTTGATGCGAACAATGACATGAAGGTAATGACCACTGGTAGCCATATGGACACACCGGAGATCACCCATAAGAAGCTGTACGACAAGAGCCGTTTTGTCAAGAAACTACAGGAAATGAGTATCCTCGAGAAATATTCTACCAACCTTATGGAGGCTTTGGCTGATAAATTTGAATACTATTCATTGAAACGAGCAGTCGACAAGGTGCTCAGTGATGGCACCATTAGCGCCGATAGAAGGATGGCTCTTGAAGAGATGACGTGGCTGGCAGATTCGTTTTATGATGTGGAGTTCAAACGTGATTCTGATATTTCGGAAAGAGTCTTATTTCCGGTGTCGGAGTCGGAAAGCAATGGCATAGAGGATGCCCGGTTTGTTCGGTTTACAGACGACGACATGAGCGAAAAAGTTTATGCTACCTACACTGCGTTCAATGGGCATACTATTCTTCCAAAGCTCCTCTCAACCGATGACTTTTATAGATTTAGGGTAATGCCCTTGCACGGCAATGGCGCTCTGAACAAGAACCTTGCCCTGTTTCCTAAGAAAATAAAAGGCAAATACGCCATGCTGGCAAGAGTGGATGGCGTAAACAACTACTTGATGTACTCCGACAGAAACACTGTCTGGAACAATCCTGTCATTATTCAGGAGCCTCGTTTTCCCTGGGAGTTCACCCAAATAGGTAATTGTGGTTCTCCCATATGGACCGAAGAGGGCTGGCTGGTAATTTCGCACGGCGTTGGCCCTATGCGGCGGTATTGCATTGGAGCCTCTTTGTTTGATCTGGATGATCCTTCAAAAGAGATTGGCAGGCTGGAGGAACCGTTACTTTCTCCTCTTGAACAGGAAAGGGAGGGCTACGTGCCCAATGTGGTCTACTCTTGTGGCGCTATGATCCACAACGCCAGCTTGATTCTGCCCTATGCGGTGTCTGACTATGCGTCAACATATGGCGTGGTGGGTATGGAAGAGCTTTTTTATGCGCTGAAGAAGAGATAG
- a CDS encoding fibrobacter succinogenes major paralogous domain-containing protein: MEFKLVKIGNQIWMADNLDVDTYRNGDPIPEVTDTDEWDRLTTGAWCYYNNDPEMGKLYGKLYNWYALVDPRGLAPEGFRIAGDNDWKLLLQTVGGHLTAGAILKSTELWKAPNDGATNEAGFNAKPGGLCDDDCSFMDRGSIGYWWTPAEESKKLAWSYIMEYDNAHVNRSYYEKKDGLSVRCLKA; encoded by the coding sequence ATGGAATTCAAATTGGTGAAAATCGGTAACCAGATATGGATGGCCGACAACCTGGACGTAGACACATATCGCAACGGTGACCCCATCCCCGAGGTAACCGACACCGACGAGTGGGATCGCCTCACCACCGGGGCCTGGTGTTACTACAACAATGACCCTGAAATGGGCAAGCTGTATGGCAAGCTCTACAACTGGTATGCCCTGGTCGACCCCAGGGGACTAGCCCCGGAGGGCTTCCGAATCGCCGGCGACAACGACTGGAAACTGCTCCTGCAAACCGTGGGGGGACATTTAACGGCCGGCGCCATTCTCAAGTCAACTGAGCTGTGGAAGGCACCCAACGACGGTGCCACCAATGAGGCGGGGTTCAACGCCAAACCCGGCGGCCTGTGCGACGACGACTGCTCCTTTATGGACAGGGGCAGCATAGGCTACTGGTGGACACCCGCCGAAGAAAGCAAAAAGCTCGCCTGGAGCTACATCATGGAATACGACAACGCCCACGTGAACAGAAGCTACTACGAAAAGAAAGATGGCCTTTCTGTTCGTTGCCTGAAGGCGTAG
- a CDS encoding collagen-like protein, whose protein sequence is MKKLIYSAFVAMLLIGQSCVGPEGPPGPQGFDGYDGVDGKDGEEAYVFEFVFDFESPDYGVLLEYPDGFTALDSDVVLVYLLWDTLDDGTEVWRLLPQSMITDFGFLQYNFDFTKFDARVFLDSDFNLDNLGSPFLDNWLARVVVVPGQFTGRMDYSDYNAVKETFNLPDKEIPTGYVISERPE, encoded by the coding sequence ATGAAAAAGCTCATTTACTCCGCCTTTGTTGCTATGCTCCTTATCGGTCAGTCATGCGTAGGTCCGGAGGGCCCTCCCGGCCCACAGGGGTTCGATGGTTATGATGGTGTCGACGGAAAAGATGGCGAGGAAGCGTATGTGTTTGAATTCGTGTTCGACTTTGAATCGCCCGATTATGGTGTTCTTCTCGAGTACCCCGATGGATTCACGGCATTGGATTCAGATGTGGTATTGGTTTACCTGCTTTGGGATACACTCGATGACGGCACTGAGGTATGGCGCCTGTTGCCACAGTCTATGATCACCGACTTCGGCTTTCTGCAGTACAACTTCGACTTCACCAAGTTCGACGCCAGGGTATTCCTCGATTCTGATTTCAACCTCGACAATCTCGGCTCGCCGTTTCTCGACAACTGGCTGGCCAGGGTAGTGGTGGTGCCTGGCCAGTTTACCGGCCGGATGGACTATAGCGACTATAATGCTGTAAAAGAAACATTTAACCTGCCAGACAAGGAAATACCCACTGGCTACGTTATATCCGAACGGCCGGAATAA
- a CDS encoding SMP-30/gluconolactonase/LRE family protein, which translates to MKKTLIYLNSLFFILFSCSEKKSEELFKSTDFTAENLFTNNIEGPAFDAEGNLYVVNFGEDGTIGKVDSEGNASLFLTLPEGSTANSIKFGEDGTMYLADYTGHNVLAVDMATKAVSTFAHNDDFNQPNDLCIDSRGRLYASDPNWGDKTGQIWRVDTDGSTVLLDSAMGTTNGIELSPDEKTLYVNESVQLKIWAFDVDANGDISNKREFASFDDFGFDGMKCDKEGNLYVARYGKGVIAVLSPAGELIREVALTGKKCSNLVFGGADGKTVFVTLQDRKGMEKFQNDIPGKGY; encoded by the coding sequence ATGAAAAAGACCCTAATCTACTTAAACAGCCTATTTTTCATCCTTTTTTCCTGCAGCGAAAAAAAATCGGAAGAACTCTTTAAGAGCACCGACTTCACTGCCGAAAACCTTTTCACCAACAACATTGAGGGGCCGGCCTTTGATGCCGAAGGCAACTTGTATGTTGTCAACTTTGGAGAAGACGGTACCATTGGCAAGGTGGATAGCGAAGGCAATGCATCGCTCTTTTTGACCCTGCCCGAGGGCAGCACGGCCAACAGCATCAAATTTGGCGAAGACGGCACCATGTACCTAGCCGACTACACGGGCCACAATGTGCTGGCGGTTGACATGGCCACCAAAGCGGTCTCAACCTTTGCCCACAACGACGACTTCAATCAGCCCAACGACCTCTGCATCGACAGCCGAGGCAGACTCTACGCCTCCGACCCCAACTGGGGAGACAAAACCGGGCAGATTTGGAGAGTTGATACCGATGGCAGCACCGTTTTACTCGACAGCGCCATGGGCACCACCAATGGCATTGAGCTGAGCCCCGATGAAAAGACGCTGTATGTAAATGAAAGTGTGCAGTTGAAAATATGGGCGTTTGATGTGGATGCCAATGGAGATATTTCCAATAAAAGAGAATTTGCCTCCTTCGACGATTTTGGGTTTGATGGCATGAAATGCGACAAGGAGGGCAATCTGTACGTGGCCAGGTATGGCAAAGGAGTCATCGCTGTATTGAGTCCCGCCGGCGAATTGATAAGGGAAGTAGCACTTACAGGCAAAAAGTGCAGCAACCTGGTTTTTGGTGGCGCCGATGGCAAAACCGTTTTCGTGACCCTACAGGACAGAAAAGGAATGGAGAAGTTCCAGAACGACATTCCAGGCAAGGGTTACTAA
- a CDS encoding VOC family protein, with protein sequence MTQLLKHIALVVADYDEAIEFYTKKLRFTLVEDTRLSETKRWVLVAPPGGADGCLLLLAKAASEEQQTRVGNQTGGRVFLFLHTDSFQKDYQNLLDQGIKIVREPSQEAYGTVAVFADLYGNLWDLIETGSSGG encoded by the coding sequence ATGACACAGCTGCTGAAACACATTGCCCTGGTGGTGGCCGACTACGACGAGGCCATCGAGTTTTATACAAAAAAGCTTCGCTTCACCCTAGTGGAAGACACCCGCCTGAGCGAAACCAAAAGGTGGGTGCTGGTGGCACCGCCAGGCGGAGCCGATGGTTGTCTGCTGTTGCTGGCCAAGGCCGCCAGCGAGGAACAGCAAACCAGGGTTGGTAACCAAACTGGCGGCCGGGTGTTCTTATTCCTGCACACGGATAGCTTCCAAAAAGACTATCAAAACCTGCTTGACCAGGGCATCAAAATCGTTCGTGAGCCTTCGCAAGAGGCATACGGCACAGTGGCAGTTTTTGCTGATTTGTATGGTAATTTGTGGGATTTGATTGAGACAGGCTCCTCCGGTGGCTGA
- a CDS encoding ABC transporter permease, with the protein MFKSYLTIAFRSFWKNKFYSLLNIFGLASGVASCLLIFLFVSHELGYDQFFKDKDQIFRVVTSAVMGEEKGRIAVSGSILGPIAKREVPGVELFCRYADVGIFKPTIVKEGERVFMEKTFSYADSSFFKVFSFDLIEGDVETVLKDPSSVVITSSMARKYFPGGSPMGKTLKINNNTDKKVTGVVADPPANSHLQFNFICAFHSMEDGEQWFPMNYITYLKLAEGVDAGEVGTKINAIVERELGEQLEGSGMSVSFEMQPVTDIYMDSSLQADIGQRGNMSNTLAFALIGVFILLVACVNYINLTTARSEKRAREVGIRKVMGAVRTHIILQFYGETLIITFLAVLLAVGITEFTLPAFNELIGQKISISYFDNPGWIALLAAVVFAITLIAGSYPALYLSQFIPVKVLKGTFNPGKAGDMFRKALVIFQFSISIFLILGTLVIYQQLNFTNSKDLGYNSEQVIVVPFADRKMFNKFEAFSSELKQNSAIGDVSRGSAMMGNILATWSSYKDGMDPNKGIRTLGFTTDDQMVNTLGIELLAGEGFNATSMQLNDSTEEPLNNHVVVNEALVRMLGWRAEEAVGQTLHYGDETSGKIVGVMKDFHFNSLRSQIDPLFFFVSPWQDRYVYVKVNNINDPAGVDHVRDVWMNIFADAPFEYSLLDTELQRLYDSEQRQASVLVLFTLLSVVIGVLGLFGLTNYMIEKRTKEIGIRKTLGANVIGLVRLLSWDFLKLVLIANLIAWPFAWYFMNGWLENFAYHISMSWVYFAVTGVAVVVVAFLTVAWHSINTARMNPVKSLRYE; encoded by the coding sequence ATGTTCAAAAGCTACCTTACCATCGCCTTCCGAAGTTTCTGGAAAAATAAGTTTTATTCACTACTCAACATCTTTGGTCTTGCCTCTGGCGTGGCCAGCTGCCTGCTCATTTTTCTGTTTGTTTCCCACGAGCTGGGCTACGACCAGTTTTTTAAAGACAAAGACCAGATTTTTAGAGTGGTTACTTCAGCTGTGATGGGTGAAGAGAAAGGCAGGATTGCTGTTTCAGGAAGCATTCTCGGGCCCATCGCCAAAAGAGAGGTGCCTGGTGTGGAGCTATTCTGCCGTTATGCTGATGTGGGCATTTTTAAGCCAACTATTGTAAAAGAAGGGGAAAGGGTATTTATGGAAAAGACGTTTTCTTATGCCGACTCCTCATTTTTCAAGGTGTTTTCTTTCGACCTGATCGAAGGAGATGTAGAGACAGTTTTAAAGGACCCGAGTTCGGTAGTGATCACATCCTCCATGGCCAGGAAGTATTTTCCTGGCGGCAGCCCAATGGGCAAGACGCTGAAAATCAACAACAATACTGACAAGAAGGTAACCGGAGTAGTGGCAGATCCGCCTGCCAATAGTCACCTGCAGTTCAACTTCATCTGCGCCTTTCATAGCATGGAGGATGGAGAGCAGTGGTTTCCCATGAACTACATTACCTATTTGAAACTGGCGGAGGGAGTAGATGCCGGCGAAGTAGGGACGAAAATAAATGCTATCGTTGAAAGAGAACTTGGAGAGCAACTGGAGGGTTCGGGCATGTCGGTGTCGTTTGAAATGCAGCCGGTAACTGACATATACATGGATAGTAGTTTGCAGGCAGACATTGGTCAGAGAGGAAACATGTCCAACACGCTGGCTTTTGCCCTGATTGGCGTTTTCATTTTGCTGGTGGCCTGCGTGAACTATATCAACCTGACGACGGCCCGCTCCGAAAAAAGAGCCCGTGAGGTAGGCATCAGAAAGGTAATGGGTGCGGTGAGAACGCACATTATCCTGCAGTTTTACGGAGAAACCCTTATTATCACTTTCCTGGCCGTGCTTTTAGCCGTAGGCATCACTGAGTTCACCCTTCCTGCTTTCAACGAGCTCATTGGACAGAAAATATCGATCAGCTATTTTGATAACCCCGGCTGGATAGCGCTGCTGGCAGCCGTTGTGTTTGCCATTACCCTGATCGCTGGCAGCTACCCGGCGCTGTATTTGTCGCAGTTTATTCCAGTGAAGGTGCTCAAGGGCACTTTCAACCCAGGTAAGGCAGGCGACATGTTTCGCAAAGCGCTGGTCATTTTCCAATTCAGTATTTCTATTTTTCTGATTTTGGGCACTTTGGTCATCTACCAGCAACTCAATTTCACCAACAGCAAAGACCTGGGCTACAATTCAGAACAGGTAATTGTTGTGCCCTTTGCCGACAGAAAGATGTTCAACAAGTTTGAGGCCTTCAGCAGCGAGCTAAAGCAAAATAGTGCTATTGGCGATGTGAGCAGAGGCTCGGCCATGATGGGCAATATTCTGGCCACCTGGTCGTCGTACAAAGACGGCATGGATCCCAACAAAGGCATTCGAACACTTGGGTTTACCACCGACGATCAAATGGTAAACACGCTCGGTATCGAGCTGCTGGCAGGGGAGGGCTTCAATGCCACCTCCATGCAACTGAATGACAGTACTGAAGAACCGCTCAATAACCATGTTGTGGTGAACGAGGCGTTGGTGCGCATGCTTGGCTGGAGAGCTGAGGAGGCCGTTGGGCAAACACTCCACTATGGAGACGAAACAAGCGGAAAGATAGTAGGGGTGATGAAAGACTTTCATTTCAACTCACTAAGGAGCCAAATTGACCCACTTTTCTTTTTCGTCAGCCCGTGGCAGGACAGGTATGTGTACGTGAAAGTCAATAATATTAACGACCCGGCCGGAGTGGACCATGTGCGTGACGTTTGGATGAACATCTTTGCCGACGCACCCTTTGAGTACAGCCTGCTTGATACTGAGCTACAGCGGCTTTATGACAGCGAGCAGCGGCAGGCCAGCGTGTTGGTGCTGTTTACCCTGCTCTCGGTGGTAATTGGTGTGTTGGGGCTGTTCGGATTGACCAACTACATGATTGAAAAAAGAACCAAAGAAATTGGCATTAGAAAAACGCTCGGAGCGAATGTAATCGGACTGGTAAGGCTCCTATCGTGGGACTTCCTCAAGCTGGTGCTGATTGCGAACCTGATCGCCTGGCCTTTCGCCTGGTACTTCATGAACGGCTGGCTGGAAAACTTTGCCTATCACATCAGCATGAGCTGGGTATATTTCGCTGTCACTGGCGTTGCGGTAGTGGTTGTGGCCTTCCTCACCGTTGCCTGGCACAGCATCAACACGGCGAGAATGAATCCGGTGAAATCGCTGAGGTATGAATGA
- a CDS encoding DinB family protein — protein MSQSFHNVNVQSHRDKMEELITEVNNVFGDLSAQQLGWKPAKGQWSIRECLDHIMTTNKQYYPQFDKIAEGRYEPTFWQKMPAFWHNFWGRQLVEYLGPEVKRKSKSPTVFKPTAGRLSQHIVKDFTDSLKLLTRKMIAMDHVNHTSVIITSPVSRLVTYSLYDTLQIVVGHAERHVNQAKRVKQNPHFPMG, from the coding sequence ATGAGTCAGAGCTTCCACAATGTCAATGTTCAATCGCATCGTGATAAGATGGAGGAGTTGATTACCGAGGTCAACAATGTATTCGGAGACCTGTCGGCGCAACAGCTAGGCTGGAAGCCTGCAAAAGGGCAGTGGAGCATCAGAGAATGCCTGGATCATATCATGACGACCAACAAACAATACTATCCGCAGTTTGACAAAATTGCCGAAGGCAGGTATGAGCCCACTTTTTGGCAGAAAATGCCTGCTTTTTGGCACAACTTCTGGGGTCGGCAGTTGGTGGAATACCTGGGGCCGGAGGTCAAGCGTAAGTCGAAGTCGCCGACGGTATTCAAACCAACCGCCGGCAGGCTCAGCCAACACATCGTGAAGGACTTTACCGACAGCCTCAAGCTGCTCACGAGAAAAATGATAGCGATGGATCATGTAAACCACACATCCGTCATTATTACGTCGCCGGTGTCAAGGCTGGTAACTTACTCGCTGTACGACACCCTGCAAATTGTGGTGGGGCATGCCGAAAGGCATGTAAACCAGGCAAAACGTGTGAAGCAAAATCCGCATTTCCCGATGGGCTGA
- a CDS encoding PLDc N-terminal domain-containing protein — MNNLLYIVAVACAIWVIYDVWANRKSMSSGTKLIWTICALLFNILTAIIYAVAGRR, encoded by the coding sequence ATGAACAATCTACTTTATATCGTGGCCGTCGCCTGCGCCATTTGGGTGATTTACGACGTATGGGCCAACCGCAAGTCGATGAGCTCGGGCACTAAACTAATATGGACAATTTGTGCGCTGCTATTTAATATTCTTACCGCCATCATATATGCAGTGGCTGGCAGAAGATAA